A window of Taeniopygia guttata chromosome 14, bTaeGut7.mat, whole genome shotgun sequence contains these coding sequences:
- the NPW gene encoding neuropeptide W has protein sequence MARGQLSGGAWGALVLLGLMLPAAPAGAWYKHVASPRYHTVGRASGLLMGVRRSPYLWRRELPAEPLRYPGTSGGDSPPSPGQSLPAAGPAPSPPGPGRLLQRLLRRGWGWGGPRPTPARPPPGPRQPQLFPLARSH, from the coding sequence ATGGCGAGGGGACAGCTGTCGGGGGGCGCCTGGGgggccctggtgctgctggggctgatgCTGCCGGCCGCCCCGGCGGGCGCCTGGTACAAGCACGTCGCCAGCCCCCGGTACCACACGGTGGGTCGCGCCTCGGGGCTGCTGATGGGGGTCCGCCGCTCTCCCTACCTCTGGCGGCGGGAGCTGCCGGCAGAGCCCCTCCGGTACCCCGGTACCTCCGGCGGGGACAGCCCCCCATCCCCGGGGCAGAGCCTCCCggccgccggcccggccccgtcGCCTCCCGGTCCCGGCCGCCTCCTGCAGCGCCTGCTccggcggggctggggctggggcggcCCCCGCCCgacccccgcccggcccccgcccggcccccggCAGCCCCAG